Proteins encoded in a region of the uncultured Paludibaculum sp. genome:
- a CDS encoding EF-hand domain-containing protein — protein MLRSLYIQLLRLHPSAFRMRYGDEMLSIYDEASRSGRPWPLFGDACVSLGRQWLLRENEPEPQPAPLASSDGVPVFYCADQSMPPKSALLNGGLVALAAFALVGFALGHGQGRRPWNTTFSGSNRAVAGSPGFGVEGGQSAIAFGGGASGGGSSTRSEVGTDSVWVRILRFYENAFSKPRPPAPREATAASWTPAPPPAAAAARSGQSTVYLALSPRTFDTNHDGVVSAEEMADAGSALSRLDSNGDGRLTAEDYFRPVSAPAAPSAANGHGVQTPARDPVRSQDLQSRAERSLYPTRTAAEYGILRQTSEGAVSVETMQTAEAADPNGALVRLHPLLQALDTNHDGEISPEEMRNAPAVLRKLDKNHDGRITSDEWPLAPVITTKMR, from the coding sequence ATGCTGCGGTCTCTCTATATCCAACTTCTGCGTCTCCACCCCAGTGCGTTCCGCATGCGCTACGGCGATGAGATGCTCTCCATCTATGACGAAGCGTCGCGCTCCGGCCGTCCTTGGCCGCTGTTCGGTGACGCCTGCGTCTCGCTCGGCCGCCAGTGGCTGCTGCGTGAGAACGAACCCGAGCCCCAGCCGGCGCCGCTCGCGTCCAGCGACGGGGTGCCCGTCTTCTACTGCGCCGATCAGTCGATGCCGCCCAAGAGTGCGCTGCTCAATGGCGGACTCGTGGCTCTTGCCGCCTTCGCCCTCGTGGGCTTCGCCTTGGGACACGGGCAGGGCCGCCGGCCTTGGAACACCACGTTCTCGGGGTCCAATCGCGCCGTGGCGGGCTCTCCGGGGTTCGGCGTGGAAGGCGGACAATCGGCGATCGCGTTTGGCGGTGGCGCCAGTGGTGGCGGATCTTCGACGCGTAGCGAAGTGGGTACCGACTCCGTCTGGGTCCGCATCCTGCGCTTCTACGAGAACGCGTTTTCCAAGCCGCGCCCGCCGGCGCCGCGCGAAGCCACCGCAGCCTCCTGGACCCCCGCTCCGCCGCCTGCCGCGGCCGCTGCCCGATCTGGCCAATCCACTGTCTACTTGGCGCTCTCACCCCGGACATTCGATACGAACCATGATGGCGTCGTCTCCGCCGAAGAGATGGCCGACGCCGGATCCGCGCTCAGCCGTCTCGACAGCAATGGCGACGGGCGCCTGACCGCCGAAGACTACTTCCGTCCGGTCTCGGCTCCAGCCGCGCCTAGCGCGGCCAACGGGCATGGAGTGCAGACGCCCGCCCGGGATCCAGTTCGTTCGCAGGATTTGCAATCGCGTGCCGAGCGCTCCCTGTACCCCACCCGCACCGCCGCCGAGTACGGCATCCTCCGCCAAACCAGCGAGGGCGCAGTCTCCGTGGAAACCATGCAGACGGCCGAAGCGGCCGATCCCAACGGGGCCCTGGTCCGCCTGCATCCACTGCTGCAGGCTCTGGACACCAATCACGACGGCGAAATCTCCCCAGAGGAGATGCGCAACGCGCCAGCCGTCCTGCGGAAACTCGACAAGAACCACGACGGCCGCATCACTTCGGACGAGTGGCCGCTGGCTCCCGTTATCACCACGAAGATGCGCTGA
- a CDS encoding glycoside hydrolase family 140 protein, with protein MRAAVWALLGLLCLAGGLVGQTSAPFSHGPLVVSQNHRFLQHKDGTPFFWLGDTAWLLFQQLTCEEAERYLEDRQAKGFTVIQVMLLHTAADHNAYGAPALVDKDPAKPAEKPGHPQAGHDYWAHVDWVLASAARHGLYVAMVPAWGTLVKKRELNDQNVAVYAGWLAARYKDHPNVIWMTGGDIQGDVHKEVWRKMGQTLRHGDPNHLITFHPFGRTRSATWFHHEPWLDFNMFQSGHRSYEQDTEGPDPKGEDNWRYVAEDYVLTPVKPTIDGEPSYEQIPRGLHDKTQPRWNENDCRRYAYWSVFAGAFGHTYGDNSVMQMYKPADKDPSFTPKKPWYEAMDDPGAGQMQFLAKLVQSRPFFERVPDQSIVAGENGTRYERVAVTRGKAYLFAYTYTGRPFELNLGVLPGEKLMGWWYSPRDGKAKSIGLLKNEGVKKFTPPGTPAEGNDWVLVLDSVEQGFPAPGTVLTGD; from the coding sequence ATGCGGGCCGCGGTATGGGCTCTGTTGGGGTTGCTGTGTCTGGCGGGCGGATTGGTTGGACAGACCTCCGCCCCTTTCTCGCATGGGCCGCTGGTGGTTTCTCAGAATCACCGGTTTCTACAACATAAGGATGGGACTCCGTTCTTCTGGCTGGGCGACACAGCCTGGCTTCTGTTCCAGCAGTTGACGTGCGAAGAGGCCGAGCGGTACCTGGAAGATCGGCAGGCCAAGGGCTTCACCGTGATCCAGGTCATGCTGCTGCACACGGCGGCCGATCACAACGCGTACGGGGCTCCGGCGCTGGTGGACAAGGATCCGGCCAAACCCGCCGAGAAGCCGGGGCACCCACAGGCCGGCCATGACTACTGGGCTCACGTGGACTGGGTGCTGGCGTCGGCGGCGCGCCACGGCCTGTATGTCGCGATGGTGCCAGCCTGGGGCACTCTCGTGAAGAAACGCGAGCTGAACGACCAGAATGTGGCGGTGTATGCGGGCTGGCTGGCGGCCCGCTATAAGGATCACCCGAATGTCATCTGGATGACAGGCGGCGACATCCAGGGCGATGTCCACAAAGAGGTCTGGCGGAAGATGGGCCAGACGTTGCGGCATGGCGACCCGAATCACCTGATTACGTTCCATCCCTTCGGGCGGACGCGATCGGCGACATGGTTTCACCACGAGCCGTGGCTCGATTTCAACATGTTCCAGTCGGGGCACCGGAGCTACGAACAGGATACAGAGGGCCCCGATCCCAAGGGCGAGGACAACTGGCGGTACGTCGCGGAAGACTACGTGCTAACGCCGGTGAAGCCAACCATCGACGGCGAACCCTCGTATGAGCAGATCCCGCGCGGTCTGCACGACAAGACGCAGCCCCGCTGGAACGAAAACGACTGCCGGCGGTATGCCTACTGGTCCGTTTTCGCGGGCGCGTTCGGGCATACGTACGGCGACAACTCCGTCATGCAGATGTACAAGCCGGCGGACAAGGATCCATCGTTCACTCCGAAGAAGCCGTGGTACGAAGCGATGGACGATCCGGGGGCCGGGCAGATGCAGTTCCTGGCAAAACTCGTGCAGTCGAGGCCATTCTTCGAGCGGGTGCCGGACCAGAGCATCGTGGCGGGCGAAAACGGGACGCGGTATGAGCGCGTAGCCGTGACCCGCGGCAAGGCGTACTTGTTCGCGTATACATACACCGGGCGCCCCTTCGAGTTGAATCTCGGAGTGCTGCCGGGCGAGAAGCTGATGGGCTGGTGGTACAGCCCGCGCGACGGCAAGGCGAAATCGATCGGGCTGCTGAAGAACGAAGGAGTGAAGAAGTTCACGCCTCCGGGCACTCCGGCCGAAGGGAACGATTGGGTACTGGTGCTGGATTCGGTGGAACAGGGCTTCCCTGCCCCGGGCACGGTACTGACCGGAGACTGA
- a CDS encoding Gfo/Idh/MocA family oxidoreductase: MPDETQITGATRREFVATAAGVGLGLTALQYKAMAAPGASDKIRVGFIGLGGQGTGRLNEFLKHPDVEAVAVCDVDQKHVERAAGIVEKARGTKPEIFHDYRKLLERKDIDAVMVGTPDHWHALPTVQACQAGKDVFVEKPLCYSIGEGRAMANAAQKHSRVTQMGNHIHNDLPNYRRVVEMVQSGKLGKINRVYCAMASGEKSLGKPADTAPPPELDYDFWQGPAPKRPYNPNRSHFTYRYFWDYSSGYFIDFWCHYADVAYWALDLKAPKNVSAAGGRWLVDDNAETPDTLEVLYEYPELVLSWTLHPKGRPGYEHMGSCVIFEGTEATLVTNYNRNEIWAKGKLAPDFPRPEPSIPNSPGHIREFLDAVKSRKPTTCNIDYGYRLTKGGLLGVIAFRTGERIYWDDQKEKIIGKSKGHDLVSRKYRKPWKLS; encoded by the coding sequence ATGCCAGACGAAACACAGATCACGGGCGCGACCCGGCGGGAGTTCGTGGCCACGGCGGCGGGTGTGGGCCTCGGCTTGACAGCCCTGCAGTACAAGGCGATGGCGGCTCCAGGCGCCAGTGACAAGATCCGTGTGGGCTTCATCGGATTGGGCGGCCAGGGCACAGGGCGGCTGAACGAATTCCTCAAGCATCCGGACGTGGAGGCGGTGGCCGTCTGCGATGTCGACCAGAAGCATGTGGAGCGGGCGGCGGGCATTGTGGAGAAGGCGCGCGGGACCAAGCCGGAGATCTTCCACGACTACCGGAAGCTGCTGGAGCGGAAAGATATCGACGCCGTGATGGTGGGCACGCCGGATCACTGGCATGCGCTGCCGACGGTGCAGGCGTGCCAGGCGGGCAAGGACGTGTTCGTGGAGAAGCCGCTGTGCTACTCCATCGGTGAAGGCCGCGCGATGGCCAATGCGGCCCAGAAACACTCACGCGTGACGCAGATGGGCAACCATATCCACAACGACCTGCCGAACTACCGGCGCGTGGTGGAGATGGTGCAGTCCGGCAAGCTGGGCAAGATCAACCGTGTCTACTGCGCCATGGCGAGCGGCGAAAAATCGCTGGGCAAGCCGGCTGACACGGCTCCTCCGCCCGAGCTCGACTACGACTTCTGGCAGGGACCCGCGCCGAAGCGGCCGTATAATCCGAACCGTTCGCACTTTACGTACCGCTATTTCTGGGATTATTCCAGTGGATATTTCATCGATTTCTGGTGCCACTACGCGGACGTGGCGTACTGGGCGCTGGACCTGAAGGCCCCGAAGAACGTTTCGGCGGCCGGCGGACGCTGGCTGGTGGACGACAACGCGGAGACGCCGGATACGCTGGAAGTTCTCTATGAATACCCTGAGCTCGTGCTCTCCTGGACACTACATCCCAAAGGCCGGCCGGGCTACGAGCACATGGGCAGCTGCGTGATCTTCGAGGGCACCGAAGCGACGCTGGTCACGAATTACAACCGGAATGAGATCTGGGCCAAGGGGAAACTGGCACCGGATTTCCCACGGCCCGAGCCGAGTATTCCGAATTCTCCGGGCCATATCCGGGAGTTTCTGGATGCCGTCAAGTCGCGCAAACCCACCACCTGCAACATCGACTACGGCTACCGGCTCACGAAGGGTGGACTGCTGGGCGTGATCGCGTTCCGCACCGGCGAACGCATCTACTGGGACGATCAGAAGGAGAAGATCATCGGCAAGTCGAAGGGCCATGATCTGGTATCGCGGAAGTATCGCAAGCCCTGGAAGTTGAGCTAG
- a CDS encoding peptidoglycan-binding domain-containing protein, translating to MAGSWKEIDDYLRAHGVRIGPPTTGQTTGGGHATNSYHYIGTARDYGLYDSDAAAVACCLHPVARMRGTAIAELFFGPLNIWYVNGSRVPGSSIGGHMDHCHVALAPGRHMPKGQARHVTAHKTTQKTARRAPKTFTHPWQEIDEFLQRRNLRIGPPTVPQTTGGQHEHGSYHSRGLARDYGVGDSDAARIAQALLPFARRPRSPIFELFFAPLDIWYQQGHPIDGKRVGGHTDHVHVALEIGRHLVGDALPAQAVAMPGRAAGGSGSGHSALAVLDYGAAGSDVVQLQQHLNSLGAHLVVDGKFGPRTEEAVLNFQRIRGLAQDGIVGPKTWAALLRT from the coding sequence ATGGCTGGGTCCTGGAAGGAGATCGACGACTATCTGCGCGCCCACGGTGTGCGCATAGGCCCGCCCACCACGGGGCAAACCACTGGCGGCGGTCACGCCACGAACTCTTACCACTACATCGGCACCGCCCGCGACTACGGCCTCTACGACAGCGACGCCGCCGCCGTCGCCTGCTGCCTCCACCCCGTCGCCAGGATGCGTGGCACAGCCATCGCCGAACTCTTCTTCGGGCCGCTCAACATCTGGTACGTCAATGGCAGCCGCGTACCCGGCAGCAGCATCGGCGGCCACATGGACCACTGTCACGTCGCGCTCGCCCCGGGGCGCCACATGCCCAAGGGCCAGGCCCGGCACGTCACCGCCCACAAAACTACCCAAAAGACCGCGCGCCGCGCGCCCAAGACGTTCACTCACCCCTGGCAGGAGATCGACGAGTTCCTCCAGCGCCGCAACCTCCGCATCGGGCCGCCCACCGTGCCCCAAACCACTGGCGGTCAGCATGAGCACGGCTCCTATCACAGCCGCGGTCTAGCCCGCGACTACGGCGTGGGCGACTCGGACGCCGCCCGGATTGCCCAGGCACTTCTGCCGTTTGCCCGCCGGCCCCGCAGTCCGATATTCGAGTTGTTCTTCGCGCCGCTGGACATCTGGTACCAGCAGGGTCACCCCATCGACGGCAAGCGTGTGGGTGGCCATACGGACCATGTCCACGTTGCGTTGGAGATCGGGCGGCATCTGGTGGGCGACGCCCTGCCCGCCCAGGCCGTGGCCATGCCGGGCAGGGCCGCCGGCGGTTCCGGCAGCGGCCATTCCGCCTTGGCTGTACTCGACTACGGAGCGGCGGGGTCAGACGTCGTGCAACTCCAGCAGCACCTGAACAGCCTCGGAGCGCATCTCGTCGTCGACGGCAAGTTCGGCCCCAGGACCGAAGAGGCCGTGTTGAATTTCCAGCGGATCCGCGGCCTCGCGCAGGATGGCATCGTCGGTCCCAAGACCTGGGCTGCCCTGCTTAGAACTTGA
- a CDS encoding VCBS repeat-containing protein, with translation MISRLALLAFFFVSRPPEIAFDKSMIDGGAAEPAAFADINGDKRLDIVSGEFWYEAPLWKQHRFRSLPFLNNYVDDFSDLVADYDGDGKPDVVSVGWFSKNVSWWKNPGAAAAGEWKRQDLETKYNVEFAFLVDANSDGKALEILPQFGNGTAPLTWYEFQGGAWQTHVVSPKSYGHGIGAGDVNGDKRTDIVTPKGWFEGPADPRTQPWIYHADFDLGETGFIHVTDVNGDGRPDLVTSLAHNYGIFWMEQSADGKWIKHLIDDSWSQAHATELVDLNKDGRLDILTGKRYMAHNGKDPGEREPLGVYWYENVKDDKGEPMFVRHVIDYSTRTGGGMQIAVGDINADGRPDFATGGKSGLFLFKSVPARK, from the coding sequence ATGATCTCCCGACTTGCTCTCCTCGCTTTCTTCTTTGTCTCCCGTCCACCCGAGATTGCCTTCGATAAATCCATGATCGATGGCGGCGCGGCGGAGCCCGCGGCCTTCGCCGATATCAATGGCGACAAGCGGCTCGACATTGTCTCCGGCGAGTTCTGGTATGAGGCGCCACTGTGGAAGCAGCACCGCTTCCGGTCGCTGCCATTTCTGAACAACTACGTCGACGACTTCTCCGACCTCGTGGCCGACTACGACGGCGACGGGAAGCCTGATGTTGTTAGCGTGGGTTGGTTCTCGAAGAACGTCTCGTGGTGGAAAAACCCCGGCGCCGCGGCCGCGGGCGAATGGAAGCGCCAGGACCTCGAGACCAAGTACAACGTCGAGTTCGCGTTCCTCGTCGACGCCAACAGCGATGGCAAGGCTCTGGAAATCCTGCCCCAGTTCGGCAACGGCACCGCTCCGCTCACGTGGTATGAGTTCCAGGGTGGGGCGTGGCAGACCCATGTCGTCAGTCCGAAGAGCTACGGGCACGGCATCGGAGCCGGCGACGTGAACGGTGACAAGCGCACCGATATTGTGACGCCGAAGGGGTGGTTTGAAGGTCCGGCGGATCCACGCACGCAGCCCTGGATCTACCATGCCGATTTCGATCTCGGCGAAACCGGCTTTATCCACGTGACCGACGTGAATGGCGATGGCCGGCCCGATCTTGTGACCTCGCTGGCCCACAACTACGGCATCTTCTGGATGGAGCAGAGCGCCGATGGGAAGTGGATCAAGCACCTCATTGACGACTCCTGGTCGCAGGCCCACGCCACCGAACTCGTGGACCTGAACAAGGATGGGCGCCTGGACATCCTCACCGGCAAGCGCTACATGGCGCACAACGGCAAGGATCCCGGCGAGCGCGAACCGCTGGGCGTCTATTGGTATGAGAATGTTAAGGACGACAAGGGCGAGCCCATGTTTGTGCGGCACGTGATCGACTACTCGACACGGACCGGCGGCGGCATGCAGATCGCGGTAGGCGACATCAACGCCGACGGGCGGCCCGATTTCGCTACGGGCGGCAAGTCCGGATTGTTCCTCTTCAAGAGCGTCCCAGCCAGAAAGTAG
- a CDS encoding alpha-galactosidase — MLFLPTTMRPLILCTLLLAPVFGADSIRFVAGTKVFVLDAGPTTYAIGINERNELQPLYFGERLWRDQDFQAAHSMREWASFDRTSTTTPQEYPGYGAGLFVEPSVKVTLQNGVRDTVLKYLSHEIKGDTLVIRAKDIGYDLEVALHYHVYPQGIIEKHSVITNKTPNGVTLESAQSGTLHLPAGDGYRLTYLYGRWAGETQMVHEAINPGVKVMESRRGNTSHQANPWFAIDGPGPVSETNGRVWFGALGWSGNWRIAVEQTPHQQVRVTAGLNTFDFAHTLKAGESLETPPFYLGFTNQGFGEASRAFHRFQREYILPGGLTSKPRPILYNSWEATTFDVNEQGQTELAKKAASLGVERFVMDDGWFGARNDDHAGLGDWTVNPKKFPNGLKGLISNVKALGMDFGLWVEPEMVNPNSDLYRAHPDWAMHFPDRPRSEARNQLILNMARDDVKEHIFGVLDKLVSENDIAFLKWDMNRNASEPGWPEVAPAEQKKMWLQYARNVYEIIDRLRKKHPGLEIESCSGGGGRIDLGILRRVDQVWTSDNTDALDRLKIQEGYTYAYTPKAMMAWVTDVPNFNGRSTPLSFRFLVAMQGSLGIGNNLNHWKAEDFALAKKMVAYYKQVRATVQTGKLYRLVSPRDPSGFQSSQYVAEDGKQSVVFATLHSQQYGRPVPTLHLQGLDEKAVYKVTILDGRTAELSGADLMYRGLDLRLTGDYSATSVLIERL, encoded by the coding sequence ATGCTGTTTCTGCCGACGACCATGCGACCTCTCATTCTTTGCACTCTCCTGCTCGCGCCTGTGTTTGGCGCGGATTCCATTCGATTCGTGGCTGGGACGAAAGTGTTCGTGCTGGATGCCGGACCAACGACCTACGCTATCGGCATCAACGAGCGCAACGAACTGCAGCCGCTGTACTTCGGCGAGCGCCTGTGGCGCGACCAGGATTTCCAGGCCGCGCACTCGATGCGCGAGTGGGCCTCGTTTGACCGGACGTCGACGACGACACCGCAGGAGTATCCCGGCTATGGCGCCGGCCTGTTCGTGGAGCCCAGCGTCAAGGTCACATTGCAGAACGGCGTGCGGGACACCGTGCTGAAGTACCTCTCGCACGAGATCAAAGGCGACACGCTGGTGATCCGGGCGAAGGATATCGGCTACGACCTGGAAGTGGCGCTGCATTATCACGTCTATCCGCAGGGCATCATCGAGAAGCATTCGGTGATCACGAACAAGACTCCGAATGGGGTCACGCTGGAGTCGGCGCAGTCGGGTACGCTCCATCTGCCGGCGGGCGACGGCTACCGCCTCACCTATCTCTATGGCCGGTGGGCGGGCGAGACGCAGATGGTCCATGAAGCCATCAATCCGGGCGTGAAAGTGATGGAGAGCCGGCGCGGCAATACGAGCCATCAGGCGAACCCCTGGTTTGCGATCGACGGCCCCGGACCGGTGAGCGAGACGAACGGGCGCGTGTGGTTTGGCGCGCTAGGCTGGTCGGGCAACTGGCGCATTGCCGTGGAGCAGACGCCGCACCAGCAGGTGCGCGTGACGGCGGGGCTCAACACCTTCGATTTCGCGCATACGCTGAAGGCCGGCGAGTCGCTGGAGACGCCGCCGTTCTACCTGGGCTTCACGAACCAGGGTTTCGGCGAAGCGTCGCGGGCGTTCCACCGCTTCCAGCGGGAGTACATCCTGCCTGGCGGGCTGACGTCGAAGCCGCGGCCCATTCTCTACAACTCATGGGAAGCGACGACGTTCGATGTGAACGAGCAGGGGCAGACGGAACTGGCGAAGAAGGCCGCATCGTTGGGTGTGGAACGCTTCGTGATGGATGACGGCTGGTTTGGCGCCCGCAACGACGATCATGCGGGTCTGGGCGATTGGACGGTGAATCCGAAGAAGTTCCCGAATGGCTTGAAGGGCCTCATCAGCAACGTGAAGGCGCTGGGGATGGACTTCGGGCTGTGGGTGGAGCCGGAGATGGTGAACCCGAACAGCGATCTGTACCGTGCGCATCCCGATTGGGCCATGCACTTCCCGGACCGGCCGCGCAGCGAGGCCCGCAATCAGCTCATCCTGAACATGGCGCGCGACGACGTGAAAGAGCACATCTTCGGAGTGCTGGACAAGCTGGTCAGTGAGAATGACATCGCGTTCCTGAAGTGGGATATGAACCGCAACGCGTCGGAGCCAGGGTGGCCCGAGGTGGCTCCGGCCGAGCAGAAGAAGATGTGGCTGCAGTACGCGCGAAACGTGTACGAGATTATCGACCGGCTGCGGAAGAAGCACCCCGGCCTGGAGATCGAGTCCTGTTCGGGCGGCGGTGGCCGCATTGACCTAGGCATTCTGCGGCGCGTCGATCAGGTGTGGACTTCGGACAACACCGACGCTCTCGACCGGCTGAAGATCCAGGAAGGCTACACCTACGCCTACACGCCGAAGGCCATGATGGCCTGGGTGACCGACGTGCCGAACTTCAATGGGCGGTCGACGCCGCTGAGCTTCCGCTTCCTGGTGGCGATGCAGGGTTCGTTGGGCATCGGCAACAACCTGAATCACTGGAAGGCCGAGGACTTCGCGCTGGCGAAGAAAATGGTGGCGTACTACAAGCAAGTGCGGGCCACGGTGCAGACGGGCAAGCTGTACCGCCTGGTCTCGCCGCGCGATCCATCAGGCTTCCAGTCGAGCCAGTATGTCGCGGAAGACGGCAAGCAGTCAGTGGTCTTCGCCACGCTGCATTCGCAGCAGTACGGACGGCCTGTGCCGACTCTGCACCTGCAGGGCCTGGACGAGAAGGCGGTCTACAAAGTGACCATCCTGGATGGCCGCACGGCCGAGCTGAGCGGTGCGGATCTGATGTATCGTGGATTGGACCTGCGGCTGACGGGCGATTACTCCGCGACGTCCGTGTTGATCGAACGACTTTGA
- a CDS encoding OsmC family protein: MAIIRKGEAHWSGSLTEGSGRVKGASGAVDAPYSVKSRTADGPGTNPEELIAAAHAGCYSMMLSALLSGAGKPPASIDTVAAVHMELLNPGIKISKIVLTTKASVPGLTAAEFADVADNAKKNCPVSVALSAVPIELTATLVE, translated from the coding sequence ATGGCCATTATTCGCAAGGGTGAAGCGCATTGGTCCGGATCCCTGACGGAAGGCTCCGGCCGCGTGAAGGGTGCCAGCGGAGCCGTGGATGCCCCATACAGCGTGAAGTCGCGGACCGCCGACGGTCCGGGCACGAATCCCGAGGAGCTCATCGCCGCCGCACATGCCGGCTGCTACAGCATGATGCTCTCCGCCCTACTCAGCGGAGCCGGCAAGCCGCCCGCATCCATCGACACCGTCGCCGCGGTCCACATGGAACTGCTCAATCCGGGCATCAAGATTTCGAAGATCGTCCTGACGACCAAAGCGTCCGTGCCCGGCCTTACCGCGGCGGAGTTCGCCGATGTGGCCGACAACGCCAAGAAGAACTGCCCTGTCTCCGTGGCGCTCTCCGCGGTGCCCATCGAGCTGACCGCGACACTGGTCGAATAG